The stretch of DNA ATTGCGAACCGGCATCAACGTCAGCGCACTTAGATAAGTGGGATTCATAGCGCTAATGACCCTGGCGGTTTCCCTGGCGTGTTCCTCCCATAATGCAGTACCCCCTAGACCGTTGATGATGGTCACTGATAGTTCAAAACCCGCCTGAAGAGCCTTTTTACCTGCCTGTATCATTTCCTCGGCAGTTACTCCTTTGCAAACGGCTCGCAGAATATTGTCACTGCCACTTTCCACGCCCATGTATAATAACTTAACACCTGCGGCTCGAATATCCTTTAACTCATCCATTGACTTTTCCAGGATATCTTTAGGAGCAGCGTACATGCTAATTCTCTCTAGACCCGGAAATTTTTTATTAATGTGAAAAGAAGTTTTTAATATAAGGGGTGTGGCTGCCGCCAGAGCGTCGCCGTCCGCTAAAAAAACCTTTTGAACACCCGTCATTTGAGATGCACATACATCAATGTCATTTTTTATTTCTTCCCAATCTTTAATGCGGTATTTTTTGCGTTTATAACTACCGCAGAAAGTGCAGGCATTATGCCGACATCCAATGGTAAGCTGCAGTATAAGGCTAAATGCTTCACTGGGCGGTCTGAATACCGGTGGTTCCAGATGCATACTAAAATAACACTCCTCTCTTTGTTTTCTCATTCTGAATACCAATGTATTACCTTCTCAATTTTGCATCAGTTATAGCACCCTTTTCCCTATAAATAAAATATAAATTTATAATCTATCATCGTTGTATTAATCGCCCAGACAAATACCCAGCTGCCTGGCTACCCTGACTAATTCCCCATCAACGGGCACTGTATGCGATTCACCTATGGCCTGTTCCAGTGGCGCTGACTTAATGTTCTGGCCTTTGAGGCATACCATGCTGCCGAATTGGCCTTCGGCGATTAAATTTACCGCTCCTGTGCCATAGCGGGTGGCTAAAATGCGATCATATGCTGTTGGTGACCCACCTCTTTGCAGGTGTCCCAGCACAGTCACCCTAGATTCTTTGCCGGTGGCGGATTCAACAGCCTGAGCCACCACATTGCCGATGCCGCCCAATCGTATGGGATCAAAACTGTCTTCTACATGTTTGCTGACCACCATTTCACCACCCAGGGGTTTGGCGCCCTCGGCCACTACTATGATACTGAATTTTTTCTTTTCACGGCTGCGGGCATTGATCTTTTCCACTACAATATCCATATTGTACGGTATTTCAGGTATTAAAATAACATCGGCCCCGCCGGCTAAACCTGATGCCAGTGCTATCCACCCTGCGTAACGTCCCATTACCTCCAACACCATAACCCGGTGATGGGATTCAGCTGTGGTATGAAGTTTGTCAATGGCATCAGAGGCAGTGGTGAGGGCGGTATCAAAACCAAATGTCTGGTCGGTGGCCGAAAGGTCATTGTCAATAGTCTTGGGAACTCCTACAACCTTTAAACCCTGATCATATAATTCTTTACCAATAGCCAGGCTACCATCACCGCCTATCACGATGAGTGCCTCAATGCCGTGAATGCTGATATTTTCAAAAACCCGGTCCGATACATCAGCAAAAGTTTTTTCATTGCCTTTAACCACCGGGTAATGGAATGGATTATCACGATTAGTGGTGCCGAGAATGGTTCCACCTCTTGGTAATATGCCCACTACGTCCGCCTCGGTCAATTCCCGGGCTTGATTTTTAATTAAACCACCAAAACCGTTTTCAAAACCGACTACGGTCATTTGGTACTCCTGGATGGCAGTTTTTACAACAGCGCGGATTACGGCATTTAAACCGGGTGCATCGCCTCCCCCGGTCAGAACTCCAATGCGTTTAACCACAGACTTAGCCATGTATATCCCTCCCTAAATATATTTGATAGAACATTAAACCGTTGATGCCATACTGGTTATAAAATGCTCAATACAAGTGTTTGTTTGCTGGGGATTTTCCAACATGATCATATGACCTGCCTGTTCAATTATTTCTAATTGTGAGTTGGGGATATTATCCGCTAGATATTGGCTGTACTTAGGCGGTGTTAAACGGTCTGCAGCGCCCCCGAGGACCAGTGTGGGTGTATTAATGGCCTGAACACGCTCCATATAATTAAACCCGTCACAGGCCATAAAATCATTATAATATATACTGGGGTCGGTATTTTCCATTTCCCATTTGGCCTGTTTTATTAGTTCAGGGCTCGCCGCTTCGCTGTAAGCATAATTAACTAAATCGGGAAATAATTTGCCGGCTGCAAAGGTATCTAATATAGCGGATGCAACGCGCAAGCGAGCCCCGGTGCCAATTAAAATAAGTCCATTCAGTTTAGTAGGATAACGAAGGGCAAAGTCCATGGCGATGGCTCCCCCCATGGAATGACCGGCTATAACAAACTTGGTGCCCAGAACCCGCTCGGTCAGGTCAAATATAAAATCAGCATAACCCTCAATTTTATTGTATGGTTTTCCTTCCGAGTTACCATGCCCAGGCAGGTCAACGGCTATGGTTAGAAATTTTTTGCCCAGTGCTGTGGTTTGATAGGCCCAGTGTTTATGGCTGCCCCCTGCACCGTGGATAAATACAATGGCGCATTGGATATTATTCTGGGGGGGAACCCCGGCCGCATAATGATACATTTTACTTTCGATAACAACTTTAGGCATTGATAAACCCTCCATTATAAAAAAGCCACCGGTATTTTTAGAACCGGTGGCTTATGCTAAATTTCAGGAAACCGGTTGCTAGTGTTCTGAATAACGCTGCCATTTTTCGCTCCTAAAGGTCGGCAGTAATACTAAAAATTATTTGGACACTAGCATAAAATGTTTTAGTGGTGGACATTGCATGATTGTTTAGGCTTGTTGTTCTCCCCGGTAAATTTACTCCATTTTAATGCAAAGGCATAACAAATGGCCAGCATTGCGGTGGTAGTAACCACGCCGAATACTAATCCCTGCCACCAGCTTTCAAAAAACATAATCTGCTCATCTCCTTCCCTGTAAATATTATAACGCTATTCCGCCTGTGCGGACATATCATTTAGTGTTTCTTTTAATTTGCCAATTGCTTCACCGTACCCCGCCCAGTCGCCATTTTGCAGTTTGCTTTGGGCTTCATTATATAAATTGTTAGCTGTGTTTATTAAATCTCTAAGCGTTGCCACCGGCACTTCGTCTGTGGGCGGCTGCTGCTGCTGTTCATTGGGGCCGGTATCATTAACCGCAGTGCCGAAAATTCTATTCAAAGCGATATCCAAAGTGGGTTCCATGACAACTTGGTCATGATGGGCAACGATCACCCGGCGCAGTTCCGGC from Desulfoscipio gibsoniae DSM 7213 encodes:
- a CDS encoding alpha/beta fold hydrolase yields the protein MPKVVIESKMYHYAAGVPPQNNIQCAIVFIHGAGGSHKHWAYQTTALGKKFLTIAVDLPGHGNSEGKPYNKIEGYADFIFDLTERVLGTKFVIAGHSMGGAIAMDFALRYPTKLNGLILIGTGARLRVASAILDTFAAGKLFPDLVNYAYSEAASPELIKQAKWEMENTDPSIYYNDFMACDGFNYMERVQAINTPTLVLGGAADRLTPPKYSQYLADNIPNSQLEIIEQAGHMIMLENPQQTNTCIEHFITSMASTV
- a CDS encoding radical SAM protein, producing the protein MHLEPPVFRPPSEAFSLILQLTIGCRHNACTFCGSYKRKKYRIKDWEEIKNDIDVCASQMTGVQKVFLADGDALAAATPLILKTSFHINKKFPGLERISMYAAPKDILEKSMDELKDIRAAGVKLLYMGVESGSDNILRAVCKGVTAEEMIQAGKKALQAGFELSVTIINGLGGTALWEEHARETARVISAMNPTYLSALTLMPVRNTVLYRQIQEGKFVLPDAMQMLQEMRCLLEHINLTNCVFRTNHASNYLPLRGVLNRDRDSLIAILDRAITQPGAIPLRPENSRGL
- a CDS encoding 6-phosphofructokinase, translated to MAKSVVKRIGVLTGGGDAPGLNAVIRAVVKTAIQEYQMTVVGFENGFGGLIKNQARELTEADVVGILPRGGTILGTTNRDNPFHYPVVKGNEKTFADVSDRVFENISIHGIEALIVIGGDGSLAIGKELYDQGLKVVGVPKTIDNDLSATDQTFGFDTALTTASDAIDKLHTTAESHHRVMVLEVMGRYAGWIALASGLAGGADVILIPEIPYNMDIVVEKINARSREKKKFSIIVVAEGAKPLGGEMVVSKHVEDSFDPIRLGGIGNVVAQAVESATGKESRVTVLGHLQRGGSPTAYDRILATRYGTGAVNLIAEGQFGSMVCLKGQNIKSAPLEQAIGESHTVPVDGELVRVARQLGICLGD